Genomic DNA from Mycolicibacterium helvum:
AGAGCCACCGCAATCCGCAACTGGCGCGAATCGACCGCACGCACGGTAGACATCTGCTGGGCCTTGACTGCGATCTGATCTGGGCCACGGCCTGGATGCACGATGCCAACGAGGTGATCGCGCCGCTCCTCGGACTTCCGCCTCTGCCTGTGGCTGATCTGCCCGAAGCGCCGCTGGAGGATCCGGTCGGCACCCTGCATTGGAAGACGGCGGCGTTGGTTGCAGCTGCCCGTGGGCGTCGCTTCGTCTGGCTCGACGACGAAATCTCAGACGTCGACCGTACATGGGTCGATACGCATCACAAAGGACCAGCATTGCTTCACCGGGTCGATCCGAGTTCAGGCC
This window encodes:
- a CDS encoding HAD domain-containing protein; protein product: MAERALLFLDVDGTLLPGGGKKLDPALVDWREWQSHRNPQLARIDRTHGRHLLGLDCDLIWATAWMHDANEVIAPLLGLPPLPVADLPEAPLEDPVGTLHWKTAALVAAARGRRFVWLDDEISDVDRTWVDTHHKGPALLHRVDPSSGLTGADFAVISSWLLGGVL